Within the Clostridia bacterium genome, the region ATAGAACTGCGCCTTGGAGCAATCAAGCTTCTTCTTTTTTGCGGCCTCCCAAACAGCCCAGTCGAGATCTTCTTTCTTTACAAAATCGGGCAAACGTATCACGGAGATCCAATTAAATTTGCTCTTATCTCCGGTATACACGCCGTCAATACCATCCTTATGCCAAAAGCCTTCCAGCGGCGGAACTACATACTCAAAAAAACCCGATATCTTATGAGGCGTCTTATAACTCATCTTAACGGTATATGCAACTGCATATAAGATCTCTATCGCTTCTTTATATGATCCGCCTTCTTCATTGGGATCGCCTTTTCCTCTGACGGCGATATAATTCATGGGCGGCACGTTTACTATTTCTGGCTTGCTTTTGGGCATATAGAACTCTTTATATTCTTTTTTATAATCAAAGGCCATATATACAACCTCTTTCTTTGATATGATTTGGAATTATAGCACGTATCAGTATAAATGTCATCTTTCACTGTGCGCTTTGGGCATAATGCCCAATTTAAAAACGATAAGCCCTGTATAATTTGTGTTTGTTGTTGCTTTTATTCTGTATTCGGAAGTGATATCATATCAGTATATTATTTATTAAGGAACGAAATTTTATGAAAGCTCTTTCCCGTACAGCTGAATATCGTTATTTTAGCTTTGTCTTTAGCTTTTACTTTAGCGGTGACAAGGCTTATTTCGGTTCGGCTGAAAATGTGTGAGAAAAGGCAAAATATGATTTCATTTCATGAACTCACCGCAGCCCTGCCGGCTGCGGTTTTTATTTTCGTTAGGAGGAAGAAAAATGGTCGTATTACTTAAACAAAATCCCGATAAAGAACAGGTCGAAAGCCTGATATCCTGGCTTCAGGACAAGAACCTGCAGGTACACC harbors:
- a CDS encoding GyrI-like domain-containing protein, producing MAFDYKKEYKEFYMPKSKPEIVNVPPMNYIAVRGKGDPNEEGGSYKEAIEILYAVAYTVKMSYKTPHKISGFFEYVVPPLEGFWHKDGIDGVYTGDKSKFNWISVIRLPDFVKKEDLDWAVWEAAKKKKLDCSKAQFYMIEEGLCVQIMHTGPFDDEPASIALMDKYLEENGYVSDISETRLHHEIYLSDARKVEPSKWRTVIRHPIKKK